One Chthoniobacterales bacterium DNA segment encodes these proteins:
- a CDS encoding DUF1802 family protein gives MTNGFKEWALVCAALADGTTSLILRKGGIAEGRDGFRFKHDAFVLYPTLFHEQLAKTRLPAETPAPVLEEGLVTIQLWAVVEWTELITDRAILMQLEPHHILQPAVVEDRFIYDPKPGQTMQSDGVNVAFLRVWKASRPWQFPDESKYGGCRSWLELPDVPEDITWTPVLSDEEHAARLAELRATLSSS, from the coding sequence ATGACGAACGGATTCAAGGAATGGGCGCTGGTTTGCGCGGCGCTGGCGGATGGGACGACGAGTCTCATCCTTCGCAAGGGCGGGATCGCGGAGGGTCGCGACGGGTTTCGCTTCAAGCACGATGCGTTCGTTCTCTATCCGACACTCTTTCACGAGCAACTCGCCAAGACCCGGCTGCCGGCCGAGACGCCTGCTCCGGTGCTGGAGGAGGGGCTGGTGACCATTCAGCTCTGGGCCGTGGTGGAATGGACGGAACTGATCACGGATCGCGCCATTCTGATGCAACTCGAGCCGCACCACATCCTGCAACCGGCGGTGGTGGAGGACCGCTTTATTTACGATCCCAAACCGGGCCAAACGATGCAGTCTGACGGCGTGAATGTAGCCTTTCTCCGTGTCTGGAAGGCGAGCCGCCCATGGCAATTTCCCGATGAGTCGAAATATGGTGGTTGCCGGAGCTGGCTTGAGCTGCCCGATGTGCCGGAAGACATCACTTGGACTCCGGTCTTGAGCGATGAGGAACATGCAGCCCGGCTTGCGGAGTTGCGGGCTACTTTGTCTTCATCGTAA
- a CDS encoding PHP domain-containing protein produces the protein MALKIDLHSHSHYSGDGVSSLEDMIASAKRKGLQGFAITDHNTCDAVKYLIDKGLMREDGLPVNNFLIIPGVEVTTAEGHLLCIGATLPYLKGKPALDVCELIHEAGGLAIPPHPFDLFRAGIRSNVLDVLPIDALEVFNAASTLKRYNHNAFAYAQARKLPMTAASDAHHEAAIGTAYTILKTTDFSVAGIIEQITKGNDLNQSYLTPKENFKKTWGNWFRFRKKKKYEGSGRA, from the coding sequence ATGGCGCTAAAAATCGACCTGCACTCTCATTCCCATTATTCGGGCGACGGCGTGAGCAGCCTGGAGGACATGATCGCCTCCGCCAAACGCAAGGGTCTCCAAGGTTTCGCCATCACCGACCACAACACGTGCGACGCCGTCAAATACCTCATCGACAAAGGCTTGATGCGCGAGGACGGCCTGCCAGTAAATAATTTTCTGATCATTCCCGGAGTCGAAGTCACCACCGCCGAGGGCCACCTGCTTTGCATTGGAGCCACCCTGCCCTATCTCAAAGGCAAACCGGCTCTCGACGTCTGTGAACTCATTCACGAGGCGGGCGGCCTGGCCATTCCGCCGCATCCGTTTGATCTCTTTCGAGCCGGGATTCGGTCCAATGTGCTCGATGTTTTGCCGATCGACGCACTGGAGGTTTTCAACGCCGCCAGCACGCTGAAGCGCTACAATCACAACGCCTTTGCCTACGCCCAAGCCCGCAAGCTGCCCATGACCGCCGCCAGCGACGCGCACCACGAGGCCGCCATCGGCACCGCTTACACCATCCTGAAGACCACCGATTTCTCCGTAGCGGGGATCATTGAGCAGATTACCAAGGGCAACGACCTCAACCAGAGCTATCTGACTCCCAAGGAGAACTTCAAAAAGACCTGGGGCAACTGGTTCCGCTTTCGCAAAAAGAAAAAATACGAAGGCAGTGGACGCGCCTAG
- a CDS encoding MFS transporter: MDAPSAEMPPGMRHGYQFAFCNAINFQIATGTPVILYAKSLGASATVLGILSALLSLFTFLQLFAGGYLAKFGYRKFMLGGWGLRTTMVFALSVVPLLSFIDAPTKVALVLLLLVVFAIMRGIAMGVWLPWITELLPVNQRGAYLSREQMSVHSGSLAALGFSAITLQFLPHPARYSVVFLLSAFAGVTSLFALRKMPDAEMGNAVSTSSHPVPWKAIVQFPPFQKLLLFTGFWCVATSSLGTFTVAYTRESLHFPESRIIYLSLCTFAGALATLPFTARLLHQVGAKNALRLSTFLTAVTVAGWLGLAANILPGTWWMVALLNGLFGMTTSNFAVANATLAMGVMPPMGRNHFFALFTVTTSALTGFAPIFFGILLDAFRQTAGQIGAWSVNHYSLYFLLIAALILVTTLLVSVLHEHELGKLNRRDFAIFGSLRRLGRLFGR; this comes from the coding sequence GTGGACGCGCCTAGCGCCGAGATGCCTCCGGGCATGCGGCACGGCTATCAGTTCGCCTTCTGCAACGCGATCAACTTCCAGATCGCCACCGGCACGCCGGTCATCCTTTACGCCAAGAGCCTCGGCGCTTCCGCCACCGTCCTCGGTATTCTCTCGGCGCTTCTTTCTCTCTTCACTTTTCTCCAGCTTTTTGCGGGCGGATACCTTGCGAAATTCGGCTACCGGAAGTTCATGCTCGGGGGCTGGGGCCTGCGAACGACCATGGTATTCGCCTTGTCCGTCGTGCCGCTGCTCAGCTTCATCGACGCACCCACCAAAGTCGCTCTCGTCCTCCTGTTGCTCGTTGTTTTTGCCATTATGCGCGGCATCGCCATGGGAGTCTGGCTCCCTTGGATTACCGAATTGCTCCCGGTCAATCAGCGGGGAGCCTATCTTTCCCGTGAACAAATGTCCGTTCACAGTGGCAGTCTCGCAGCCCTCGGATTCAGTGCCATCACCCTGCAATTCCTCCCCCACCCGGCTCGTTATTCCGTGGTTTTTCTGCTCAGCGCCTTCGCCGGCGTCACTTCGCTTTTTGCCCTGCGGAAAATGCCCGATGCCGAAATGGGAAATGCCGTCAGCACGTCGTCGCACCCCGTTCCGTGGAAGGCCATCGTCCAGTTTCCCCCTTTCCAGAAGCTCCTTCTCTTCACCGGATTCTGGTGCGTGGCCACGAGCAGCCTGGGCACGTTCACCGTCGCCTACACCCGCGAAAGCCTCCATTTTCCTGAAAGTCGCATCATCTATCTGTCGCTCTGCACCTTCGCTGGCGCACTCGCAACGCTCCCTTTTACCGCGCGCCTTTTGCATCAGGTGGGAGCGAAGAACGCCCTGCGCCTGAGCACGTTTCTCACCGCCGTCACCGTGGCCGGCTGGCTCGGCCTCGCGGCCAACATTCTGCCCGGCACTTGGTGGATGGTAGCCCTCCTCAACGGCCTTTTTGGCATGACGACCTCAAACTTTGCCGTCGCCAACGCCACTCTCGCCATGGGCGTGATGCCCCCGATGGGCCGCAACCATTTTTTCGCCCTCTTCACCGTGACCACCAGCGCGCTGACCGGGTTTGCGCCGATCTTTTTCGGCATTTTACTCGACGCCTTCCGGCAAACGGCGGGTCAGATCGGCGCGTGGTCGGTCAACCACTACTCGCTCTATTTCCTCCTCATCGCCGCGTTGATCCTCGTCACTACCCTGCTGGTTTCGGTCCTGCACGAGCACGAACTGGGAAAACTCAACCGCCGCGACTTCGCCATTTTCGGGAGTTTGCGCCGTTTGGGACGCCTCTTTGGCCGATAA
- a CDS encoding M42 family metallopeptidase, translating to MMTPAARDFLYDLLDTPSPTGFEMPGQRKWAGYIRPFADSVENDVYGTTWATLDGQPSQGQSQSKSIMLEAHADEIGFIVKQVTKEGYLRLDRVGGSDTATARGRRVQLLGDKGPVLGIIGNTAIHLRKDLSDEKAPKIHELYVDIGASNADEVKELGIRVGHPAVYSDSALPFGKNRIVGRALDNRIGGFILTQVFERLAAERGSLASTVYAVNAVQEEIGGNGARMIAHRLAPDICIVLDVTHATDTPGIDQAVHGECVLGGGPSITHGTCNHPVVIARLLECAEAAGIPIQHESSSRYSGTDTDVIFNSRDGVPSALISLPLRYMHSIVEMASLDDVEKVIALLVAFVKSVKPGDDFSHRL from the coding sequence ATGATGACACCTGCCGCACGCGACTTTCTTTACGATCTCCTCGACACTCCGAGCCCGACCGGGTTTGAAATGCCCGGCCAGCGGAAATGGGCGGGTTACATTCGACCCTTCGCCGACTCGGTGGAAAACGACGTTTACGGCACCACCTGGGCCACACTCGATGGCCAGCCGAGTCAGGGCCAGTCTCAGTCAAAAAGCATCATGCTGGAGGCGCACGCCGACGAGATCGGGTTCATCGTCAAGCAAGTGACCAAGGAAGGCTACCTGCGCCTCGACCGCGTCGGCGGCTCCGACACCGCCACAGCCCGGGGACGCCGTGTGCAACTCCTCGGCGATAAAGGCCCCGTCCTCGGCATCATCGGCAACACCGCCATCCATCTGCGGAAAGATTTGTCCGACGAAAAAGCGCCGAAGATTCACGAGCTTTACGTCGATATCGGGGCCAGCAACGCCGACGAGGTCAAGGAACTCGGCATCCGCGTCGGCCACCCGGCGGTTTACAGCGACTCGGCCCTGCCCTTCGGCAAAAACCGCATCGTCGGGCGCGCCCTCGACAACCGCATCGGCGGTTTCATTCTCACCCAAGTCTTCGAGCGGCTGGCGGCTGAGCGCGGCTCGCTGGCGTCCACCGTTTACGCCGTCAACGCCGTGCAGGAGGAGATCGGTGGCAACGGCGCGCGCATGATCGCCCACCGGCTGGCGCCGGATATTTGCATCGTGCTCGACGTCACCCACGCCACCGACACCCCGGGCATCGACCAGGCCGTCCATGGCGAATGCGTCCTCGGCGGCGGCCCGTCCATCACGCATGGGACTTGCAATCACCCCGTCGTCATCGCGCGCCTGCTGGAGTGCGCCGAGGCTGCGGGCATCCCGATCCAGCACGAAAGCAGCTCGCGTTACAGCGGCACGGACACCGATGTGATCTTCAATTCCCGCGACGGCGTTCCCAGCGCACTCATCAGTCTGCCATTGCGCTACATGCACAGCATCGTGGAAATGGCGAGCCTCGACGACGTGGAAAAAGTGATCGCCCTGCTCGTGGCGTTTGTAAAATCGGTGAAGCCGGGAGACGATTTCTCGCACCGGTTGTAA
- a CDS encoding NTP transferase domain-containing protein gives MSQPLTLLVLAAGLGSRFGGFKQIAPVGPNGEVILDYSIFDALRAGFDRVVMVIRPELEQPLREHFAEFLTPDLQVDFVFQEMTDLPEGFSVPEDRKKPWGTSHAVLAGRKVISGPFGVINADDFYGEDSYRVLADNLRTLPLNTQCLVGFNLLKTLSPNGTVSRGLCQVDAAGNLSDVVELTKIEPDGAGGAQALDSGTPVPLNPNDVVSMNMWGFGAEVLDDLWRLFSDFLADNIGNPKAEFYIPTAVDVLIKEGKATCRVRPSGSPWFGITYPEDKAETVASIQALVNAGKYPSHLR, from the coding sequence ATGTCACAACCCCTTACGCTCCTCGTTCTCGCCGCCGGCCTCGGAAGCCGGTTTGGCGGGTTTAAACAAATCGCTCCGGTCGGCCCGAATGGCGAAGTCATCCTCGATTACTCGATCTTCGACGCGCTGCGCGCCGGGTTTGATCGCGTCGTCATGGTCATTCGACCCGAACTCGAGCAGCCGTTGCGCGAGCATTTTGCGGAGTTTCTCACGCCGGACTTGCAGGTGGATTTCGTCTTTCAGGAAATGACCGACCTGCCCGAGGGCTTCTCCGTTCCTGAAGATCGCAAAAAACCCTGGGGCACTTCGCACGCCGTCCTCGCCGGGCGCAAGGTGATTAGCGGCCCCTTTGGCGTCATCAATGCCGACGATTTCTACGGGGAGGACTCCTATCGCGTCCTCGCCGACAACCTCCGCACCCTCCCGCTCAACACCCAGTGCCTCGTCGGATTTAACCTCCTGAAAACCCTCTCGCCCAACGGTACCGTCTCGCGCGGTCTTTGCCAGGTCGATGCGGCGGGCAACCTCAGCGATGTCGTCGAGCTGACCAAGATCGAACCCGACGGTGCCGGCGGCGCGCAAGCCCTCGACAGCGGGACGCCCGTGCCATTGAACCCGAATGACGTCGTTTCCATGAACATGTGGGGCTTCGGCGCTGAGGTATTGGACGATCTCTGGCGGCTCTTCAGCGATTTCCTCGCGGACAACATCGGCAATCCGAAGGCCGAGTTTTACATTCCCACAGCGGTCGATGTGCTCATCAAGGAAGGCAAAGCCACCTGCCGCGTGCGCCCGTCGGGTTCGCCCTGGTTCGGCATCACCTATCCCGAGGACAAGGCCGAAACCGTCGCCAGCATCCAGGCGCTGGTGAACGCTGGAAAATACCCGAGCCACCTGCGGTAA
- a CDS encoding prepilin-type N-terminal cleavage/methylation domain-containing protein codes for MKRIPSNSSRGAGFTLVEVLVSMSVLTILLVLIMQLFSATTTVINLGNKHMDTDAAARALLDRMSMDIGAMVKRSDVDYYLKGRPASNDQKNSDDQLAFYSEVSGYYPSNGSPSPVSLVAYRKNTTSFRLERLGKGLVWNGVSATDTPVVFLPIPLAAPLPIPSPAPSPVAAVYAPAWPQAANMTDDPQGDYEQIGPQVFRFEYYYVLKGQGANASILSDTPWDTRASHTSINGLQDVAAIGVAIAVIDPKSRVLVTDTQLKTLADQMNDFSTTLKPGELEAQWQAAVNASAIPRVAASAIRVYGRTFYLNSPTSAHP; via the coding sequence ATGAAAAGAATCCCCTCTAACTCCAGCCGAGGCGCGGGCTTCACCTTGGTGGAGGTTTTAGTTTCGATGTCGGTCCTGACCATCCTGCTGGTTTTGATCATGCAACTCTTTAGTGCGACGACCACGGTCATTAACCTGGGCAACAAGCACATGGATACCGATGCTGCGGCTCGCGCTTTGCTGGACCGCATGAGCATGGATATTGGAGCCATGGTAAAACGCTCGGACGTTGATTATTATTTAAAGGGACGCCCGGCCTCGAATGATCAGAAAAACAGCGACGACCAACTCGCTTTTTATAGTGAGGTGTCAGGGTACTATCCGAGCAACGGTTCTCCAAGCCCAGTGTCACTGGTGGCTTACCGAAAAAATACTACCTCCTTCCGGCTGGAGCGCCTCGGCAAAGGGCTCGTCTGGAATGGAGTCTCTGCCACAGACACGCCAGTCGTTTTCCTGCCTATTCCGCTCGCGGCTCCATTGCCAATCCCATCGCCTGCGCCCAGCCCTGTAGCTGCCGTTTATGCTCCAGCCTGGCCTCAAGCCGCTAACATGACGGACGATCCACAAGGAGACTATGAACAAATCGGGCCGCAAGTCTTTCGCTTCGAATACTACTATGTCTTAAAAGGCCAGGGAGCCAATGCCTCCATCCTTAGCGACACGCCTTGGGATACCCGAGCCAGTCACACAAGTATCAACGGCCTTCAGGATGTCGCGGCCATCGGTGTCGCGATCGCGGTGATCGACCCAAAAAGCCGCGTCCTGGTCACTGATACCCAATTAAAAACCCTCGCCGACCAGATGAACGACTTCTCCACTACTCTTAAACCCGGTGAATTGGAGGCCCAATGGCAGGCCGCCGTGAACGCCAGCGCCATTCCCCGTGTGGCAGCGTCTGCCATCCGTGTTTATGGCCGCACTTTTTATCTGAATTCCCCCACCTCCGCCCATCCATGA
- a CDS encoding prepilin-type N-terminal cleavage/methylation domain-containing protein, producing MKNVPQARLAQHCLRSVVSPDRCHRKIPGFTLVELLAVLAIVILIMALAGPTLLKLKGAGDVTSAAYDISGLVENARAFALANNTYTWVGFYEENNTALSALPATPSPTPPYPGKGRVIMAAIASKDGTTIVNDSVSGTSVLDPTRFYQINKNIKLENIHLVDIGAPDPTQDPNALGSRSSLPYNNTLQGPFSSQTRISSEGTEVTRRPFVSQGYTFYKTIRFNPRGEAQINSTYTPKRCAEIGIIPTHGIIPDTASKNVVAIQFTGIAGNVKIYRR from the coding sequence GTGAAAAATGTCCCCCAGGCAAGATTGGCGCAGCATTGTCTTCGCAGCGTGGTGAGTCCAGATCGTTGCCATCGTAAAATTCCTGGATTCACGCTGGTCGAATTGCTCGCTGTGTTGGCGATCGTTATCTTGATCATGGCGTTGGCGGGTCCAACCCTTCTCAAATTAAAGGGAGCTGGTGATGTGACCAGTGCGGCCTATGATATTTCCGGTTTGGTTGAGAATGCACGCGCCTTCGCCTTGGCGAACAATACCTACACATGGGTCGGCTTTTACGAAGAGAACAATACGGCTCTTTCAGCTCTTCCCGCCACGCCAAGTCCGACTCCACCCTACCCTGGCAAAGGGCGAGTCATCATGGCCGCCATTGCCTCCAAAGATGGCACGACTATTGTTAATGATAGTGTGAGTGGAACTTCTGTTCTTGACCCAACAAGGTTCTATCAAATTAACAAAAATATTAAACTCGAGAACATTCATCTGGTGGATATCGGCGCCCCGGATCCTACTCAAGATCCTAATGCCTTGGGGAGCCGTTCTTCGCTTCCGTATAACAACACTTTGCAAGGTCCGTTTAGTAGCCAGACGCGCATCAGCAGTGAGGGAACTGAAGTCACTCGCCGTCCCTTTGTTTCCCAGGGATATACCTTCTACAAAACGATTCGATTTAACCCGCGTGGCGAGGCTCAAATCAATAGCACCTATACTCCCAAGCGTTGTGCGGAAATCGGCATCATTCCTACCCACGGCATCATACCGGACACTGCCAGTAAAAACGTGGTGGCCATTCAATTCACTGGCATTGCTGGAAACGTGAAGATCTATCGCCGATGA
- a CDS encoding MFS transporter: MTASSSTASSHQPYVASRQEIFAWAIGGIATNVLICLYGQAMNFFTVGFGWSAAVVGTAMAFPRIIDAIIDPFMGQLSDKTNTRWGRRKPFLVIGSVLASLFIFALWWGDSSWSKNAQLAYLAILGTLFYISWGVYAMAWTALGYELTDDYNERSRIAAFSGYFTTGVLLLNAWTYWFALRPIFHHGVIATIRDLFSRGMDFAHMNGVLAAAFKTVQGAPANEVNGIRWIAGVVVLAALASAFYTTRNCTERFKQTAKLNHTPILTALGETFKNRPFVVLMLYKLFQLFGERVFQGLLFYIGIYYIFSGDKNAAGALTGNAGLYACILGFCVLPLIRPISVKLGKRAGLIIPSLIALMLLLCQPLLLTPAHPWLFLVPLLILSPLSVISATMMNAIVPDICDLDEMEHGERREGLFTSVMAFMNKLEISLSVLIVGWLVNFSGVDPKTTFQHPEVLQKLLWLAIGPGIFFTFCALVMSCLFKLNEESMNGVRKALENRRAAKAKETVMA; encoded by the coding sequence ATGACCGCTAGTTCTTCGACGGCATCGTCCCACCAGCCTTATGTGGCTTCGCGCCAGGAAATTTTCGCTTGGGCCATTGGTGGCATCGCGACCAATGTCCTCATCTGCCTCTATGGGCAGGCCATGAATTTCTTCACCGTCGGCTTCGGCTGGAGCGCGGCGGTGGTCGGCACCGCCATGGCGTTTCCCCGGATCATCGACGCCATCATTGATCCCTTCATGGGGCAGCTTTCCGATAAAACCAACACCCGATGGGGCCGACGCAAGCCCTTTCTCGTTATCGGCTCCGTCCTCGCCAGCCTCTTCATTTTCGCTCTTTGGTGGGGCGACAGCAGTTGGAGCAAAAACGCCCAGCTCGCCTATCTCGCCATCCTGGGCACCCTCTTTTACATTTCCTGGGGCGTTTACGCGATGGCTTGGACGGCACTCGGCTATGAGTTGACCGACGACTACAACGAGCGTTCCCGCATCGCCGCGTTCTCCGGCTATTTCACGACCGGCGTGCTGCTTCTCAACGCCTGGACCTACTGGTTTGCCTTGCGCCCGATTTTCCACCATGGCGTGATCGCCACGATCCGGGATCTATTCTCACGAGGAATGGATTTCGCCCATATGAACGGCGTTCTCGCGGCAGCCTTCAAGACCGTCCAGGGCGCGCCAGCCAATGAGGTGAACGGCATCCGCTGGATCGCCGGCGTCGTCGTTCTGGCCGCCCTCGCCTCCGCCTTTTACACCACGCGAAACTGCACGGAGCGCTTCAAGCAAACAGCCAAACTCAACCACACTCCCATCCTCACGGCTCTGGGAGAGACCTTCAAAAACCGGCCGTTCGTCGTCCTGATGCTCTATAAATTGTTCCAGCTTTTCGGGGAACGCGTTTTCCAAGGTCTCCTCTTCTACATCGGCATCTATTACATCTTCAGCGGCGACAAAAATGCCGCCGGCGCACTCACGGGCAACGCCGGTCTCTACGCCTGCATCCTCGGCTTCTGCGTGCTCCCGCTCATCCGCCCGATCAGCGTGAAACTCGGCAAACGCGCCGGGCTCATTATTCCATCGCTGATCGCCCTCATGCTGCTGCTCTGCCAGCCGCTCCTCCTCACGCCCGCGCACCCGTGGCTTTTCCTTGTGCCGCTCCTCATCCTTTCGCCGCTCTCGGTGATCAGCGCCACCATGATGAACGCCATTGTGCCCGACATCTGCGACCTCGATGAAATGGAGCATGGCGAACGCCGCGAGGGCCTTTTCACCTCCGTGATGGCCTTCATGAACAAACTGGAAATCTCCCTTTCCGTGCTCATCGTCGGCTGGCTGGTCAACTTCTCCGGAGTCGATCCTAAGACCACCTTCCAGCACCCGGAGGTCTTGCAAAAACTCCTCTGGCTCGCCATCGGGCCCGGCATTTTCTTCACCTTCTGCGCCCTCGTCATGTCGTGCCTCTTTAAGCTCAACGAGGAATCCATGAACGGCGTCCGCAAGGCTCTCGAAAACCGCCGCGCCGCCAAAGCCAAAGAAACCGTAATGGCCTGA
- a CDS encoding ferredoxin, producing MADLANKYEDNVTGKYYVDDQCIDCDLCRETAPANFTRNDDGGHSYVHKQPETPEEEALSKEAMEGCPVEAIGNDGV from the coding sequence ATGGCAGACCTAGCGAACAAATACGAAGACAACGTCACCGGCAAATACTACGTGGACGACCAATGCATCGACTGCGATCTCTGCCGCGAGACCGCACCGGCCAACTTCACCCGCAACGACGACGGCGGCCATTCCTACGTGCATAAGCAGCCCGAGACTCCCGAGGAGGAGGCGCTCTCCAAGGAAGCCATGGAAGGCTGCCCGGTCGAGGCCATCGGCAACGACGGCGTCTAA
- a CDS encoding DUF721 domain-containing protein — protein MNPKLRAELLADFRGYWEPKKRPDRCVTVGNVLGPLMKKLGLGDRLDEAEITRTWGELVGDFLGSHSKPHRLKDGVLWVRVIQPTLLYELDRVWKPEVLRKLKAKYGPKKIKDVRFCAG, from the coding sequence ATGAATCCGAAATTGCGCGCCGAACTGCTGGCGGACTTCCGCGGTTATTGGGAACCCAAGAAACGTCCCGACCGCTGCGTCACCGTGGGCAATGTTCTCGGGCCGCTCATGAAAAAACTCGGCCTCGGCGACCGGCTCGACGAGGCGGAAATCACCCGCACGTGGGGCGAGCTTGTCGGTGATTTCCTTGGAAGTCACTCGAAGCCGCACCGGCTGAAGGACGGCGTGCTCTGGGTCCGGGTCATCCAGCCGACGCTGCTCTACGAGCTCGACCGCGTCTGGAAACCCGAGGTTTTGCGCAAGCTGAAGGCCAAATACGGACCCAAGAAAATTAAGGATGTGCGTTTCTGCGCCGGATGA
- a CDS encoding dihydroneopterin aldolase: MIKNVILDWSGTVVDDLRPVVQATNAVFAEFELPSITLEEFRAEFCLPMDPFYEKRMSAHSMDVINEAYHRHFVPFAEAVEPLPNSRAFLEFCQKTGRRLFVLSTISPSHFEHQAGKFGFTEFFERSYTGIIDKRHEIGEILRVHGLQAHETLFAGDMVHDVATAHHAGVLAVALLSGFDDHAKLAAAGPDVIVRDLGDLQILMESIGNERSCIRIDGLQIDARVGVPDEEIAHPQRLLLDIAIQPKSLFSDMRDDVCNTVDYAAVCEAIRHFATSSQWRLIETLAADVRKQILTFPNVASARVKVRKFILPYTEQVSVEI, from the coding sequence ATGATCAAAAACGTCATCCTCGATTGGTCCGGCACGGTGGTGGACGATTTGCGCCCGGTCGTCCAGGCGACCAACGCCGTCTTTGCTGAGTTCGAGTTGCCCTCGATCACGCTGGAAGAATTTCGCGCCGAATTCTGCCTTCCGATGGATCCGTTTTACGAAAAACGCATGTCGGCACACTCGATGGACGTCATCAATGAGGCCTATCACCGCCACTTCGTCCCCTTCGCCGAGGCCGTCGAACCGCTGCCGAACTCGCGCGCCTTCCTCGAATTTTGCCAGAAAACGGGCCGCCGCCTTTTCGTTCTCAGCACCATCAGCCCGAGCCATTTCGAGCATCAGGCGGGCAAATTTGGCTTCACGGAATTTTTTGAGCGGAGTTACACCGGAATCATCGACAAACGCCACGAGATCGGAGAAATCCTCCGCGTTCACGGGCTTCAGGCGCACGAGACGCTTTTCGCTGGCGACATGGTCCACGATGTCGCCACGGCGCATCACGCCGGAGTGCTGGCCGTCGCGTTGCTCAGCGGGTTTGACGATCACGCCAAGCTCGCCGCCGCCGGTCCCGATGTCATCGTTCGTGACCTCGGCGACCTGCAAATCCTCATGGAATCCATCGGAAATGAGCGGAGTTGCATTCGTATCGACGGCCTGCAAATTGACGCCCGCGTCGGCGTGCCTGACGAGGAAATCGCCCATCCGCAGCGCCTCCTCCTCGACATTGCGATCCAACCCAAATCACTTTTTTCCGACATGCGCGACGACGTTTGCAACACCGTCGATTACGCCGCCGTCTGCGAAGCGATCCGCCATTTTGCCACGAGCAGCCAATGGCGTCTCATCGAAACTCTCGCTGCGGATGTGAGAAAACAAATCCTGACTTTTCCCAACGTCGCCTCCGCCCGCGTGAAAGTCCGCAAATTCATTCTGCCCTACACCGAGCAGGTCAGCGTGGAAATTTAA
- the bioB gene encoding biotin synthase BioB — protein sequence MKLADLERLYHQPFFQLISQSRDVYLEHWTGNEVQLCTLLSIKTGGCSEDCGYCAQSARYTTGVQAERLMTTEQILPIARQAKENGSTRFCMGAAWKGVRDGDSRFEQVLDSIREVSKLGMEVCVTLGNLTDREAERLKDAGVTAYNHNIDTSEDFYPEIVTTHTFQDRLNTIGSVQKTGMAVCCGGIIGLGETITDRLKMLETLCSFNPPPESVPINCLMSMPGTPLETQPPVDIFELVRLIAVTRIAVPKAKVRLSAGRTRLTPEGQALCFFAGANSIFYGNKLLTAANPGKDADLDLLAKLDLIPQQPFAEETVSATAV from the coding sequence ATGAAACTCGCCGACCTCGAACGCCTCTACCACCAACCCTTTTTCCAGCTCATCTCGCAAAGCCGCGACGTTTATCTGGAGCATTGGACCGGCAACGAGGTGCAGCTTTGCACGCTGCTTTCGATCAAAACGGGCGGCTGCTCGGAGGATTGCGGCTACTGCGCCCAGAGCGCGCGCTACACGACTGGTGTGCAGGCCGAGCGCCTGATGACCACCGAGCAGATACTGCCGATTGCCCGGCAGGCGAAGGAAAATGGCTCGACTCGTTTTTGCATGGGAGCCGCCTGGAAGGGCGTCCGCGACGGCGACTCGCGCTTCGAGCAGGTGCTGGATTCGATTCGCGAAGTCAGCAAACTCGGCATGGAAGTCTGCGTGACCCTCGGTAACCTCACCGACCGCGAGGCTGAGCGGCTGAAGGACGCGGGCGTGACGGCTTACAATCATAACATCGACACGTCCGAGGATTTTTACCCGGAGATCGTCACCACGCACACCTTTCAGGACCGGCTCAACACCATCGGCAGCGTGCAAAAAACCGGGATGGCCGTCTGCTGCGGCGGCATCATCGGCTTGGGCGAAACCATCACCGACCGGCTGAAAATGCTGGAGACCCTTTGCAGTTTCAATCCACCCCCGGAGAGCGTGCCGATCAATTGCCTCATGTCCATGCCCGGTACGCCGCTGGAGACCCAGCCACCGGTGGACATTTTCGAACTCGTCCGCCTTATCGCCGTCACACGGATCGCCGTGCCGAAAGCCAAAGTCCGCCTCAGCGCCGGTCGCACCCGGCTCACACCCGAGGGCCAGGCGCTGTGTTTCTTTGCGGGCGCGAACTCCATTTTCTACGGCAACAAACTCCTTACCGCCGCCAACCCCGGCAAAGACGCCGACCTCGATTTACTCGCGAAGCTGGACCTCATTCCGCAGCAGCCGTTTGCAGAAGAAACGGTGAGTGCAACAGCCGTTTAG